From one bacterium genomic stretch:
- a CDS encoding acetyl-CoA C-acyltransferase: protein MAKAYIIASVRTAVGRANKGSLKDTRPDDLGAAAIRAALDRVPNLDPARIDDVILGCAMPEAEQGMNVARICALKAGVPDSVPAMTINRFCSSGLQSIAMAAERILAGFADVVVAGGTESMTMVPMGGNKPSFNPDLIDNRPEVYLPMGLTAEEVARRYKVTREDQDQFAYHSHRKALAAIRDGKFREEIVPVSTVLFQQKDGGPLLRKEIVYDTDDGPRADTTVEALAKLKPAFDAKGTVTAGNSSQMSDGAAVAIVVSEKGLKELGAEPMARFLGFAVAGVAPEVMGIGPIAAIPKLMKRLRMKLNRIDLVELNEAFAAQSLPVIRELSLDPDKVNVNGGAIALGHPLGCTGAKLTATLLHEMKRRTAALGLVSMCIGGGMGAAGLFERA, encoded by the coding sequence ATGGCGAAGGCATATATCATCGCGTCGGTGCGCACGGCGGTGGGGAGGGCGAACAAGGGAAGCCTGAAGGACACCCGCCCGGACGACCTCGGCGCGGCGGCGATCCGCGCGGCGCTGGACCGCGTGCCGAACCTCGACCCGGCGCGGATCGACGACGTGATCCTCGGCTGCGCGATGCCGGAGGCCGAGCAGGGGATGAACGTCGCCCGCATCTGCGCCCTGAAGGCGGGGGTGCCCGACAGCGTCCCCGCGATGACGATCAACCGGTTCTGTTCCTCGGGGCTCCAGTCGATCGCGATGGCGGCGGAACGGATCCTCGCGGGGTTCGCCGACGTGGTGGTGGCCGGGGGCACCGAGTCGATGACGATGGTCCCCATGGGCGGCAACAAGCCTTCCTTCAACCCGGACCTGATCGACAACCGCCCGGAGGTGTACCTGCCGATGGGACTGACGGCCGAGGAGGTCGCCCGCCGGTACAAGGTGACGCGGGAGGACCAGGACCAGTTCGCCTACCATAGCCACCGCAAGGCGCTCGCGGCGATCCGGGACGGCAAGTTCCGGGAGGAGATCGTGCCGGTGAGCACGGTGCTGTTCCAGCAGAAGGACGGCGGACCGCTCCTGCGCAAGGAGATCGTCTACGACACGGACGACGGTCCGCGCGCCGACACGACGGTCGAGGCGCTGGCGAAGCTCAAGCCCGCCTTCGACGCGAAGGGAACGGTGACGGCGGGGAACTCCTCCCAGATGAGCGACGGCGCGGCCGTCGCGATCGTCGTCTCGGAAAAAGGCTTGAAGGAACTCGGCGCGGAGCCGATGGCGCGTTTCCTCGGGTTCGCCGTCGCAGGCGTCGCCCCCGAGGTGATGGGGATCGGCCCGATCGCGGCGATCCCGAAGCTCATGAAGCGGCTGCGGATGAAGCTCAACCGGATCGACCTGGTCGAGCTGAACGAGGCATTCGCCGCGCAGTCCCTCCCCGTGATCCGGGAGCTGTCGCTCGACCCCGACAAGGTGAACGTGAACGGCGGCGCGATCGCCCTCGGCCACCCGCTCGGGTGCACCGGCGCCAAGCTCACCGCCACGCTTCTCCACGAGATGAAGCGCCGCACCGCGGCCCTGGGCCTCGTCTCCATGTGCATCGGCGGCGGGATGGGCGCCGCGGGGCTCTTCGAGCGCGCGTAA
- a CDS encoding homocysteine synthase, with product MSSTFKPETIALHGGQKPDPTTNARAVPIYQTTSYVFNDTAHAARLFGLQEFGNIYTRIMNPTTDVFEQRVAQLEGGTGALAMASGQAAETLALLNIARAGDEILSSASLYGGTYNLFHYTFPKLGIQVKFVDPKDPESFRKALTKKTKAVFAETVGNPKLDTLDVGAVSKIAHDAGIPLVVDNTMPTPFLMRPFDHGADIVIHSATKFIGGHGTSIGGIVVDSGKFDWGNGNFPEFTEPDPSYHGLKYWEVFGNFPGLGNVAFIIKLRVQLLRDLGPALSPFNAFQFLLGLETLHLRMERHSVNALAVGKFLEKHPNVSWVNYPGLSSHPSHALAKKYHHRGLYGAILGFGIKGGVAAGKKFIESLKLFSHLANIGDAKSLVIHPASTTHQQLTPAEQLATGVTDDFVRLSVGIENVDDIIADLDQALRSS from the coding sequence ATGTCCTCCACGTTCAAGCCGGAAACGATCGCCCTTCACGGGGGGCAGAAACCCGACCCGACGACCAACGCAAGGGCGGTGCCGATCTATCAGACAACCTCCTACGTCTTCAACGACACGGCGCACGCGGCGAGGCTCTTCGGGCTGCAGGAGTTCGGAAACATCTACACCCGGATCATGAACCCGACGACCGACGTGTTCGAACAGCGGGTCGCGCAGCTGGAAGGGGGCACCGGAGCGCTCGCGATGGCTTCCGGCCAGGCGGCGGAGACCCTCGCCCTGCTGAACATCGCCCGCGCGGGGGATGAGATCCTCTCGTCGGCCTCCCTCTACGGCGGGACGTACAACCTGTTCCACTACACCTTCCCGAAGTTGGGGATCCAGGTGAAGTTCGTCGACCCGAAGGACCCGGAGAGCTTCCGGAAGGCGCTGACGAAGAAGACGAAGGCGGTCTTCGCGGAAACCGTGGGCAACCCCAAACTCGACACGCTCGACGTCGGCGCGGTCTCGAAGATCGCGCATGACGCGGGGATCCCGCTGGTGGTCGACAACACGATGCCCACGCCCTTCCTGATGCGCCCCTTCGACCACGGGGCGGACATCGTGATTCACTCTGCCACCAAGTTCATCGGCGGCCACGGGACCTCGATCGGCGGCATCGTCGTCGACTCCGGGAAGTTCGATTGGGGCAACGGGAACTTCCCCGAATTCACCGAGCCCGATCCTTCGTACCACGGGCTGAAATATTGGGAGGTCTTCGGGAATTTCCCGGGCCTTGGGAACGTCGCGTTCATCATCAAGCTGCGGGTGCAGCTGCTCCGCGACCTCGGGCCGGCGCTTTCTCCCTTCAACGCCTTCCAGTTCCTGCTGGGGCTGGAGACGCTTCACCTCCGGATGGAGCGGCACAGCGTGAACGCCCTGGCCGTGGGGAAGTTCCTCGAGAAGCATCCCAACGTCTCCTGGGTCAACTACCCGGGGTTGTCAAGCCACCCCTCGCACGCCCTCGCGAAGAAGTACCACCATCGCGGGCTGTACGGCGCGATCCTCGGGTTCGGCATCAAGGGCGGCGTCGCGGCGGGAAAGAAATTCATCGAGAGCCTCAAGCTCTTCTCCCATCTGGCGAACATCGGCGATGCGAAGAGCCTCGTGATCCACCCGGCGTCCACGACACACCAGCAGCTCACACCGGCGGAGCAACTCGCCACCGGCGTCACGGACGACTTCGTCCGCCTCTCGGTCGGGATCGAAAACGTCGATGACATCATCGCGGACCTTGACCAGGCGCTTCGGTCGAGCTGA
- a CDS encoding FecR domain-containing protein — protein MKAFGKGFGWASIMAALLLFPAASSAELLGSMRVRLVQGDVQVKIAETGEWAPASINMPLIEGDELWVPEGSLSAIQTNNGTHVRLDGNTALQVVRVDRNSFQFHLPQGRAYVLHNSPRRGVLQFDTPDASIRTFNRSTFGIDVQDGETDVLVFRGTVRAENAGGSTRVRAGSMLILGWDGYAEISPLPPPDGWQEWNERRDRLALSRGEGYRYLPDELRVYSSDFEENGRWVRVPEYGYVWTPTVVVIGDWAPYRHGRWVWRGGSYVWVGYEPWGWAPYHYGRWAFVIRVGWCWVPPSRGDVFWGPGYVGWVRTGDYVAWVPLAPREVYYGHGYFGRHSVNITNVNINQVRVTNVYRNVNVTNSITVVNQTTFVTGRPAAVDRNVAVRIREDFTQRRNIVVGRPQIKPVEESYVPVVRQIPESKRPPPAVRKVDVKELRQSRPLVKEPERSAIRPQAPPRTLEVKKVEKPRPLSERTRERRQTAPPEKERPQAAPAERGRPPQVAPAEEEKRKEAPAERGRPPQTAPAEKERPQAAPAERGRPTQPAPAERGKKKVAPAEKGKPKEAPPDNVLREDLRGGTDRGGGKNRR, from the coding sequence ATGAAGGCATTCGGGAAGGGCTTCGGATGGGCATCGATCATGGCAGCGCTACTCCTGTTCCCGGCGGCATCCAGCGCGGAACTTCTCGGGTCGATGAGAGTACGCCTCGTCCAGGGCGACGTGCAGGTGAAGATCGCTGAAACGGGCGAGTGGGCGCCCGCCTCGATCAACATGCCTCTTATCGAGGGGGATGAGCTGTGGGTCCCCGAAGGGAGTCTCTCGGCGATCCAGACGAACAACGGAACGCACGTCCGGCTCGACGGGAACACGGCCCTCCAGGTCGTTCGGGTGGATCGAAATTCCTTCCAGTTCCATCTTCCGCAGGGGCGCGCGTACGTGTTGCACAACTCACCGAGGCGAGGCGTCCTTCAGTTCGATACCCCCGACGCCTCCATCCGGACATTCAATCGATCGACCTTCGGGATCGACGTCCAGGACGGGGAGACGGACGTCCTGGTCTTCCGGGGGACGGTCAGGGCGGAGAACGCGGGCGGGTCGACGAGGGTCCGCGCGGGCAGCATGCTGATCCTGGGGTGGGACGGCTACGCGGAGATCTCCCCGCTTCCCCCTCCCGACGGGTGGCAGGAGTGGAATGAGCGGCGGGACCGGCTCGCTCTCTCGCGCGGAGAAGGCTACCGGTACTTGCCGGACGAACTCCGTGTGTACTCCAGCGACTTCGAGGAGAACGGCCGCTGGGTGAGGGTTCCGGAATACGGATATGTCTGGACCCCGACGGTCGTCGTGATCGGCGACTGGGCCCCGTACCGGCATGGAAGGTGGGTGTGGAGGGGTGGAAGCTACGTGTGGGTCGGTTACGAGCCCTGGGGGTGGGCTCCCTACCATTACGGACGCTGGGCATTCGTCATCCGCGTCGGCTGGTGCTGGGTACCGCCTTCCCGGGGGGATGTATTCTGGGGCCCGGGATACGTGGGCTGGGTGAGGACCGGGGATTACGTGGCATGGGTTCCCCTCGCCCCGAGGGAAGTCTACTACGGGCACGGATACTTCGGTCGGCACAGCGTGAATATCACGAACGTGAACATCAACCAGGTCCGGGTGACCAACGTGTACCGGAACGTCAACGTCACGAACAGCATCACCGTGGTCAACCAGACGACGTTCGTCACGGGGCGGCCGGCGGCCGTCGACCGGAACGTGGCGGTGCGCATTAGGGAGGACTTCACGCAGCGCCGCAATATCGTGGTGGGGAGGCCCCAGATCAAGCCCGTCGAGGAGAGCTACGTGCCGGTGGTCCGGCAGATTCCCGAGTCGAAGCGTCCGCCGCCGGCGGTCCGAAAGGTCGACGTGAAGGAACTGAGGCAATCCCGTCCGCTGGTCAAGGAACCCGAACGGTCCGCCATACGGCCGCAAGCGCCGCCCCGCACGCTGGAGGTGAAAAAAGTCGAGAAACCGAGGCCCTTGAGCGAGCGGACAAGGGAGCGCCGGCAAACGGCGCCGCCCGAAAAGGAAAGGCCGCAGGCAGCGCCCGCCGAGCGGGGGAGGCCGCCGCAGGTGGCCCCGGCGGAGGAGGAGAAGCGGAAGGAAGCCCCGGCGGAGAGGGGCAGGCCGCCGCAGACGGCGCCGGCCGAAAAGGAGAGGCCGCAGGCAGCGCCCGCCGAGCGGGGGAGGCCGACGCAGCCGGCTCCGGCGGAGAGAGGCAAGAAGAAGGTGGCCCCGGCGGAGAAGGGAAAACCGAAGGAAGCCCCGCCCGATAACGTCCTGCGCGAGGACCTCCGCGGCGGGACGGACCGGGGGGGTGGGAAGAATCGCCGCTAG
- a CDS encoding acyl-CoA dehydrogenase family protein, whose translation MTTGEKILHGGGYLIEDATAETVFTPEDFSDEQLQLADTTDQFLREKVLPHVERLENHDFDLMVKLLRQFGELGLLMIDAPEEHGGLDLPKTTSMLAAEKASIYGGFSVAYTAHSGIGTLPLVYYGTKEQKERYLGKIITGEWMAAYCLTEPDSGSDALGAKATATLSPDGKHYLLNGTKQFITNGSFADLYTVFAKIDRQHFTAFLVERAFEGVKPGPEEKKLGIRGSSTTSLILEDAKVPVENVLGEIGKGHKIAFNVLNVGRLKLGACVTGAGKFAFAEGVRYANLRKQFGVTIGTFGAIREKIADTAAALFASESLAYRVAGMIDDRLAAVPKGIPDYYEAYQQGIEDYSIECAIAKVFCSDVLALVVDETVQIFGGYGYTQEYPAERYYRDERINRIFEGTNEINRMLIPGTLLRRSKKGEIPLQEEVMKAVGRLSATAGEAPSGPFGAEKALLRNLKDAFLVLAGAAVQRFGGKVKDEQETLIALADVAIGVFAIESAVLRAEKIAASGNASRAELAAAAVKTFAFPAAEAAVSAARRAAFYVGEGNTLQMLLSGIRRATRYDASGLLDAKHKLAAAALESERYPF comes from the coding sequence ATGACGACCGGAGAGAAGATTCTGCACGGCGGCGGGTACCTGATCGAGGACGCAACCGCGGAGACCGTGTTCACCCCCGAGGATTTCAGCGACGAGCAGCTTCAGCTCGCCGACACCACGGACCAGTTCCTCCGCGAAAAGGTCCTCCCCCATGTGGAAAGGCTGGAGAACCACGACTTCGACCTGATGGTCAAGCTCCTTCGCCAGTTCGGGGAGCTGGGCCTCCTGATGATCGACGCCCCCGAGGAGCACGGGGGACTCGATCTCCCGAAAACCACGAGCATGCTGGCGGCGGAGAAGGCGTCCATCTACGGCGGCTTCTCCGTGGCGTATACCGCGCACTCGGGGATCGGAACCCTGCCCCTCGTCTACTACGGGACGAAGGAGCAGAAGGAGAGGTACCTCGGGAAGATCATCACCGGCGAGTGGATGGCCGCCTACTGCCTCACGGAGCCCGACTCCGGGAGCGACGCCCTCGGCGCCAAGGCAACCGCCACGCTCTCGCCGGACGGGAAGCACTATCTCCTGAACGGCACCAAGCAGTTCATCACGAACGGGTCCTTCGCCGACCTCTACACGGTCTTTGCCAAGATCGACCGGCAGCATTTCACGGCGTTCCTGGTCGAGCGCGCCTTCGAGGGGGTGAAGCCCGGCCCGGAGGAGAAGAAGCTCGGGATCCGGGGCTCCTCGACGACTTCGCTGATCCTCGAGGACGCGAAGGTCCCCGTGGAAAACGTGCTCGGGGAGATCGGCAAGGGGCACAAGATCGCGTTCAACGTGCTGAACGTCGGGCGCCTGAAGCTCGGCGCCTGCGTCACCGGCGCCGGGAAATTCGCCTTCGCGGAGGGGGTGCGGTACGCGAACCTGCGGAAGCAGTTCGGCGTCACCATCGGGACGTTCGGCGCCATCCGGGAGAAGATCGCTGACACCGCCGCGGCGCTGTTCGCCTCCGAGTCCCTGGCGTACCGCGTGGCCGGGATGATCGACGACCGGCTGGCCGCCGTTCCGAAGGGGATCCCCGACTACTACGAGGCGTACCAGCAGGGGATCGAGGATTACTCCATCGAGTGCGCCATCGCGAAGGTCTTCTGCAGCGACGTCCTCGCCCTGGTGGTCGACGAGACCGTCCAGATCTTCGGCGGGTACGGCTACACGCAGGAGTACCCCGCGGAGCGCTATTACCGCGACGAGCGGATCAACAGGATCTTCGAGGGGACGAACGAGATCAACCGGATGCTCATCCCCGGTACGCTTCTGCGCCGGTCGAAGAAGGGGGAGATCCCCCTGCAGGAAGAGGTGATGAAGGCGGTGGGTCGCCTCTCCGCCACGGCGGGGGAAGCGCCGTCCGGGCCGTTCGGGGCGGAGAAGGCGCTGCTGCGCAACCTGAAGGACGCCTTCCTCGTGCTGGCGGGCGCGGCCGTGCAGCGGTTCGGGGGGAAAGTCAAGGACGAGCAGGAAACGCTGATCGCCCTCGCGGACGTGGCGATCGGCGTCTTCGCGATCGAAAGCGCGGTGCTGCGGGCGGAAAAGATCGCCGCCTCCGGGAACGCCTCCCGGGCGGAGCTCGCCGCCGCGGCCGTCAAGACGTTCGCGTTCCCGGCGGCCGAGGCGGCCGTGAGCGCGGCGCGGCGCGCGGCGTTCTACGTCGGCGAGGGGAACACGCTGCAGATGCTCCTCTCCGGGATCCGGCGGGCGACCCGGTACGACGCCTCCGGCCTCCTCGACGCGAAGCACAAGCTCGCGGCCGCGGCGCTCGAATCGGAGCGCTACCCGTTCTGA